GCCCGGAGCGGATTGACAATAAAAAGGTGCTGGGTTCCACGATTGGCGAGTTGCAACTCATCCGGATCGGTCGCAATCTTTTCGAGCGCATTGGCCAGAGCATTTGGGTTTCGTGTGAGCTCAACCGCCGTATTATCTGCCAACAATTCTCGATGACGCGACATCGCAAACTGGATCATCTTGGCAACAAGCGGCGCCAGAATCGCCAAGACAACAGCGAGGAGGATCATCACAATCTGCAACTGCCCACCCCCCTGCCCTCTCCTTCTCCCACCAAACCTCATCTGCCTCATCACCATGTCGCAAATCATCGCGACCGCCCCGACCAAAACCGCCATGAGGATGGCAAAGCGGGTATCAAAATTTTTAATATGCCCCATCTCATGCCCGATCACCGCCTGCAGCTCCTCACGATTCAGTCTCTCCATCAACCCGGTTGTAATCGCAATCGACGCCTTGTCGGGAGATCGCCCCGTTGCAAAGGCGTTGGAGGCAGGGGAGTGAATGACAAAAACCTTCGGTGGTTTTAAACCCGCGGCAATCGCCATCTCTTCCACTACATTCATCAATTGCTGGTTGGCTCCCGGTTCAGCAGGCTTCGCCCCCATCATAAAGAGGACGACCTTATCCCCCACAAAGAGAGAGAAAAGGGAGTAGACCAAAGAGCCCAAGAGCGCCGGGACAACACCAAAGAACGGATCCCCGTAAAAAAAGCGGCCGATCAGGTACCCGACAAAGACAAACAGGGCAATGACACCTAAGATAAGAAAATAGGTGTTCCGCTTGTTACGGGAGATCTGATCGTAGAGATGAGGAGCCGCCATAACGACGAGTCATCCGTTCTTAGAATTGCACCTTTACATTTTTTCGCTCTTCCGGATTCTCCACCACAAAAAACTCCTCGGCCTTAAATCCAAACATTCCCGCCAGCATATTCGCCGGAAAGGCCTGAATCTTGGTGTTGTAGGTTGCCGTGGTGTCATTATAAAACTGCCGTGCAAAGGAGAGCTTGTTTTCGGTTGAGGCGAGTTCCTCTTGCAAGCGGAGAAAGTTCTGGTTCGCCTTGAGATCAGGATAACTTTCCGTGACGGCAAACAACGTCTTGAGTGTCCCGGACAACATGTTTTCCGCCTGACTCGCCTCCTTCGGAGAGTGGGCTTGGGTCGCCATGTTTCGTGCCTGCATCACCTTCTCCAGGGTCTCCTTTTCATGCTTGGCATAACCCTTAACGGTTTCGACGAGATTAGGGATCAGATCGTAACGACGCTTGAGTTGGACATCAATCTGCGACCAGGCATTCTTGACCTGCTGCCTCCAGAAGACGAGGCGGTTATATAAAAAGATCGCGGCAACAACAGCAGCACCAATGACTAATAAAAGTATCAAACCTGTTCCCATGGTATCCCCCTTTTTCTTAAGATGAATGAGTGTAGTAAATTGTGGAAAAACCAGCAATCAAAATTCTTAAAATATTATTTCCTTCTCCCTCTAAAAGTGCTACCTTGCTCCAATCCAAGGGGGGGGTATGAAGAAACTATCTCTGATCGTTGTTTTTTTTGTGATTGGATTGCTCCGGTTGGCCTTAGCCGAGATTCCACCCCACCCTGAATACAACGCCGATATGATCTCCACGAACAAGAAGGGAAAAATCGTCAGTGAAGGAAAGATTTATATCGGAAAGGCTGCGGGGAAACTGGATATGACGATGGGGAAAAACCGTCAGATCCAGTTTTTCCGTTTCGACTCTTCAAAAATTACACACTGTATGCCGGAAAATCAATCTTGCATGGAGATGACGATGGATTTTAACGCCTTTATGAACCAAGATTGGAAGGGGTGGAATGAAAACTGCTCTGGCGAAGAGACGATTGACGGACATCCCTGCAAGGTTTGTCAGATTGAGGGAAAGTTTTTGGGGAAGACAAGGAAATCAACAATCTGGAAGGCCCAGGACCTCATGGGGACGGTTGTCAAGACGCTCGATGAAAAAGGTAATAAAATGGAACTCAAGAATGTCGCCCAAGGCCCCCAACCGGATGAACTTTTTATTCCACCCGCTGAATATAGAAAAATAGGTCTCCCGGGAGATATGGGGAAGGCCCTCAAGGGGTTGTTTCAATAGTTTAAAACGAAGGAGTCCATTATGAAGACAAGACAACTTTTGTTCGTGTTGCCTGCCACTTTTTTTCTGGGGCTCGGTTTAGTTCACGCCCAATCGGTCGCAGTCTATCCAGTCAAGACAGAAGGATTTGAGCTCAACCAGAGTGAAGTCCTGGAAATGCACCGGATTGCAATGCAGGCCTGTTATGACGCCGGCCTTAAATGCAGCGGACGTGGCCAGACAACCGCCTCCGTTCAGAGGGAACAACAGTTTACCGGTGGAGGTCAGATTGCCGGTGCCCAGTATATCTCCGAGTGTGTTTTGGTAGGAAAAACGGAAGATCGATTCAATGTCGGTCTAAAAAACAAGAGCCTCAAGGTATTGGGTGGAGGGTTTAAAAAGGTGGGAGGGATCACCCTCGGCGGAGGAACACAGCTTGAGACAAGCGGGCTTCACTTCGGCGGTGGTGGGATGAACCTCGCATGCCAGTTTTCAAGTACCGCTGACGGCACACTGGTCTATTCGGAATCGGAAGAAAAAATGGGATTCTCCGGCGCGCTTGTTCTTGCCGAAGGGAAATCCTCTAATGTAAAAAAGCTGCAAAAGTCCTTTAAAAAGATCTTCGAGCACGCCAAACCAAAACTGGCGAGTCAATGAATGGCCCCTGGTTAAAAGGCAATTGACTACACTTCAGGATTACTTTACAATCCTGAATCATGATACATAGATTATGTAGCTTGCCGAAAAAACAGTCTTTTTTCCTTTTTGGCCCTCGTCAAACCGGCAAAAGCACCTTGATTGAATCGATCTGGAGGGAACATGTCTGGCATATCGATCTCTTGCATTATGAAGAGTTCTTAAAATACTCAAAGGCCCCAGACCTTTTTCGAAGGGAAGCCATTCAAAAGATCAACAAGGAAAAAATTTCTACGATCTTCGTGGATGAAATCCAGCGAGTACCATTAATTTTAAACGAAGTTCACTCTCTCATGGAATCGGTTTCCTGTCAGTTCATCTTGAGCGGCTCCAGCGCGCGCAAACTTAAAAGAGGTGGCGCCAATCTCCTTGCAGGACGGGCTATCCAACGTTTCCTTTTTCCTTTTATTTACCAGGAAATCCATGATGAGTTCGATCTGGAGGATTGTTTACGATTTGGCTCCCTTCCAGCCATCTACAAAAAGACGGAGCGAGAAAAGATCGATATTCTCACAGCCTATACGGAAACGTATCTCAAAGAGGAGATTCAGGCAGAAGGATTAGTGCGAAATCTTGGAGGATTTTCCCGTTTTCTGGAAATAGCATCCGCCCAATCCGGAGAACTCGTTGATTTTACCGCCCTCGGAAGAGAGGCCCAGCTAACAGCACGCACTGTCCAGTCCTATTATGAAATTTTAGAAGAAACCCTGATTGGGTTGCGCCTGCCTCCCTGGAAAAAAAGTGTCCGAAAGCGCCTCACGGCTCATCCAAAATTCTATTTCTTCGATACCGGAGTCACTAATAGCCTCAATCGCCGTTTGTTGGCTCCACCCGATCCCCTTTTGCGAGGACGCCTGTTTGAACAATGGGTTATTCTCGAAACCCACCGTCTCCTTTCTTACAAGCAGAGCGAAGCCCGTTTGTTTTATTGGCGTACGAATACAGGTGCCGAGGTTGATTTGTTGATTGAAAAACATGGAAAAATCGTTGCGGCTTTTGAAATCAAGGCTTCTCGAAGCGTTAATCGTGCCGATCTTTCAGGACTGAGGTCCTTCAGTGAGGATTATTCCAGAACTAAATTTTTTGCCATTTCGAATGTCCCGAATGCCTATGAAATTGACGCTGTCCTTGTTCTTCCCTGGCAGGAATATCTTGAATCCCTCGAACAATTCCTTTGATAACGGTACCCACCGAAATTCACAGCTGGAGTATTATTCCGACAGGTTTCCAGGAACGACAAGCCGATGTAGCCCTTGACCGTAAGTTGGGATATAGAGTGTCTCATTAGAGGGATTGTAATGAAGAGTCACCACATTAAGATTTTCTTCTAAAAGCACCTCAAAGGTCTCACCCCCATTGGTCGATTGCCAAACGCGTCCCCGCATGCCGCAGGCAGGATTATCCACGCAGTTAGGGGGCATCAATTCCCCGCAGAACATCTGGGATGGATTTTGAGGATTGAGTGCTAATGTGTGGCAGAATAATTGATCTTGAATCTGCTCCCAGGTATCACCGTTATCCGTAGATTTCCAAAGACGGGGCCCTTCATCATCGGCATAAATAGTATTGTTAACGGGATCAATTTCAATGTCGGTAATATGTTTATTGTTCTCTTCAAGAAGGGTCTCCCATGTCCTCCCACCATCCCTTGATCTCAGGATGGGAGGGTGATAAGGGGCCCCTTCCAGAAGGCTTTTGGCTCCCAGTTCCACTCCTAAAAAGAAATGGCCGGATAAATTCTGGGCCACGGCCCAAACGATCCAGGTAGGATGTTCAATACCAAAGGGATAAAAGTTAAAGGAAAGTCGTCTCCATCGTGTATCCGAGACGTAAATCCCCGACTCCCCCTCATTGACCTGAGGCGCAACGAGCATGGTTCCCCGACGAAATTTAGATCGGTCGATCGCAATCGCACGGGCAAACCCCTCACTAAAGGTATAAATCAAATCCCAGGTTAACGCCCCATCGGTCGACTTGTAAAACTTTCCATCCTCACCACTCGCATAAAAATGACTCGGCATCTCTCGATCCCCTCGATGCATCGTCATCTGCAGGATATTGTCCCCCAACGTCTTTCGCCAGATACGTCCATCGTTGTCTGAGACACATACGATGTGACTCTCTCCTTCATCGATAATAGCAACCAATTTACCGGCAACCGATCGATCGATCAGAAATTCCCTGATATTGGATCGATCGGAGCAAGGACCCCTTTGAATTGGCAGATTGAGACGGGGCCGTGCCGCTTCTTGGAGTGGCGTCCTCCTGCCCTGCTGGACCTGAGGTCTTGGAAACATTTCTGTCGCATCAAGAGTTAAAGAAAAAAGAATGAGTAACAGGGACAAACGCCTCACGACAGAGATCATAACACCTTCCTGGAGGGGGTGTCCAGATTCCCAAGTGCTTGGTTCGCAAATGTCGAAGTACTAAGGTTCATAGCGAAACGTCACCAGAGGGAACGAATCGGTTATCGCACTTTTGTCATTGAGCATATTGAGGGCCAGCAGAGGGTGAATCGGAATTGGTGGCCCGCCCATTGCGCCCCGCAGAGTCAGGAAAAAGATCGCCCCCTCAACTCGAACCGGATCAGTGGAATAATCACTGAACAAGACCAATCCTGAAAAAGAGGTCCGGGCCTTCATATTATTACTATGCGCCAGATAGACACCATTGTTGCCCCGAAGATTGATCGATAAAGGGCCGATATTATCAAGCCGATGGAGACCTAAGGGGATCTTTCTTCGCTCGGAACCGTCTTGGGAGATCACCTGAACAAGTAGCTGATAGGTGTTTGGTCCATCGCCCAATACATCAAAGTATTGAACACCCTGATTTGTCTCGTAACCAGCCTTCAGATTTCGAGTAAAGCTGATTTTGGGACTTCTTAAGTCATCCTTATAGAAGTGAATTCCCCTCTCCCCCCGAATTGCAAAATTTCCGTAACAGGCTGCTGCCTTTTCTTCGGTTAAAAATCCGGCATTTTTCAATAACACAATCTTCACATAAGGAATAAGGGTTCGGTTATCGATTTCGTCGGTTGCATTTTGCATCCATTGGCAAACGAGGGGTAATCCTCTTGGTGAATACCGAGGCGCCTGAATTTGCTCCACATAGGTCGCCAGATCTTCTGCAGGAGCACTCCCCCCATAATTTCTGGCAAATCCCCCGCGAGCTGCGGCCTCATTTCCAAGCTGAGGCCAACCGTCTCCCACGTAGTCCCCTGCGACCCCAAATTGCTTTCCCTGCATCTGCATCATGGTCCACAGGCCGAGAAAGTCCTGATAAAGCCGGATCCCCAGGCGTTCGACAGTCCTCTGGGCCAGATCCCTGATCTCTGGAGGCCACTGGGCGATCGGCGATTCGTTACCCATCATTTCTCGCAGGGCGGCCTGACCGGGGTCTCTGGCTACAGAATAAAAGGTAAGCAAATGCTCATAAGCATGGGCCAGCTCATGAACCATATAGCCCTGACACCCCTGATTATCCATTTGCCACACGTTGATCAGGATAACGGAACCAACGGTTGAGGCGCACGCTCGTTCATTCGGTTTATAGTCGGCAAATCCGATTAAAGTTACGGCCGACAATGTGGGGGGAGCTGCCTCCCGCATCTGTTGTGCAATCTCTTGCACCCACTCCGAAGGGGGCGGGTCGTAAACCCTCTCGATCTTCTCCTGAAGCACCTGGGGCAACAAATTCCATGAGGCATCCTGTCCCAGAATCCTGACATGCTCGACAAATACGTTTGTTGCCTCCCCCTCCTGGGCAAAGACCTGGGGAATAATCGTTAAGAGACTGCTCTTTGTCGCCATCACGGAGGATAGCGGCGCTCCGTCTCCCAAGGTTGTTGTCTCCAAAACGACCTGACCTCTCGGACTCATAACGGTCAGTTTGTCGATCGGTTCATCAACCTTGATCCAGACATGGGTCGTTCGGTTCCCTGTGAATTTGATCGTCTGCGAAACGGGATTCCCC
This portion of the Deltaproteobacteria bacterium genome encodes:
- a CDS encoding M48 family metallopeptidase, with protein sequence MAAPHLYDQISRNKRNTYFLILGVIALFVFVGYLIGRFFYGDPFFGVVPALLGSLVYSLFSLFVGDKVVLFMMGAKPAEPGANQQLMNVVEEMAIAAGLKPPKVFVIHSPASNAFATGRSPDKASIAITTGLMERLNREELQAVIGHEMGHIKNFDTRFAILMAVLVGAVAMICDMVMRQMRFGGRRRGQGGGQLQIVMILLAVVLAILAPLVAKMIQFAMSRHRELLADNTAVELTRNPNALANALEKIATDPDELQLANRGTQHLFIVNPLRA
- a CDS encoding ATP-binding protein; this translates as MIHRLCSLPKKQSFFLFGPRQTGKSTLIESIWREHVWHIDLLHYEEFLKYSKAPDLFRREAIQKINKEKISTIFVDEIQRVPLILNEVHSLMESVSCQFILSGSSARKLKRGGANLLAGRAIQRFLFPFIYQEIHDEFDLEDCLRFGSLPAIYKKTEREKIDILTAYTETYLKEEIQAEGLVRNLGGFSRFLEIASAQSGELVDFTALGREAQLTARTVQSYYEILEETLIGLRLPPWKKSVRKRLTAHPKFYFFDTGVTNSLNRRLLAPPDPLLRGRLFEQWVILETHRLLSYKQSEARLFYWRTNTGAEVDLLIEKHGKIVAAFEIKASRSVNRADLSGLRSFSEDYSRTKFFAISNVPNAYEIDAVLVLPWQEYLESLEQFL
- a CDS encoding DUF4412 domain-containing protein translates to MKKLSLIVVFFVIGLLRLALAEIPPHPEYNADMISTNKKGKIVSEGKIYIGKAAGKLDMTMGKNRQIQFFRFDSSKITHCMPENQSCMEMTMDFNAFMNQDWKGWNENCSGEETIDGHPCKVCQIEGKFLGKTRKSTIWKAQDLMGTVVKTLDEKGNKMELKNVAQGPQPDELFIPPAEYRKIGLPGDMGKALKGLFQ
- a CDS encoding LemA family protein — its product is MGTGLILLLVIGAAVVAAIFLYNRLVFWRQQVKNAWSQIDVQLKRRYDLIPNLVETVKGYAKHEKETLEKVMQARNMATQAHSPKEASQAENMLSGTLKTLFAVTESYPDLKANQNFLRLQEELASTENKLSFARQFYNDTTATYNTKIQAFPANMLAGMFGFKAEEFFVVENPEERKNVKVQF